A genome region from Tolypothrix sp. PCC 7712 includes the following:
- a CDS encoding caspase family protein, protein MTTDNHIERSLAIVIGINQYKHIRKLKSAVHDAEELAKVLKERYQYEVLLLTDDKASKEELLNLLKNLQENRIKLPDNDEQISVKESDRVLFYFAGHGIAEKAEERKDKDVKPAGYLMLQDSQDDEKSTWLSMQELHDALTDLNCRHLLMILDCCFAGGIRWAALKRNSGGYGRKMYQQSYDRFIKFPAQQVITSAAHDEQAQDTSRLARREGDENRHSPFADLLLKVLKAEPDKVKQDNHLKAIVEDGVITAQELFTYLQNRLGNDAEEQTPELFRLKKHDKGEYIFLPDGIEPNLEKLKLDENTNPYKGLASFEKEDSQLFFGRKRLIEEPKEGLLKKVSDNQLTVVLGLSGSGKSSLVKAGLIPALISEKKTSQEWWYVLDPMRPGDDPLTALATTIHPLTNIPFDSLIQELQQNKKFLTAIAREWSKNKPNLKLLLTIDQCEELITLCKNEERATFLQLLAEALASPDLSKKLRIVITLRSDFEPQIRDAIKETRWQDDWQNGRFIVTPMNREELQQAIEEPAAQRALFFESPKLVNQLIDEVVQMPGALPLLSFTLSELYLKYLKKAEEDPEKDDRTITEEDYENIGGVTRSLTNTADKTHNDLVEKEKVDSSTIRDIMLRMVAISGGESARRRVPTSELVYPEPKNKQVQKVIHYFLETRLLIRGLDAENQEYIEPAHDALVKGWVRLKEWIDKELDGFVLRQRLTAAANDWAKNPQDSGLLLPNGDRLNQLEKVLKSENSWFNQQEAEFVERSIKKRREQERQSLENQVELNTTESQRLFTANDRLDAIAKMIKAGELLQENLEEGLKITQHKQLHFLIKFNHLLSELGELNSIDTREPIINFSSNQKTQVIATVSGQNSNRVCFLDWKGKLINVEENEEKIYDLAFSPDGDILVTGGEQGIIKFYKNDRNGWHSFYEIQGETRKHRGYVNSLSFSPDGNILVSASNDGKINFWSREGAFIRTLITHPHPVLQVAFSPTDNLIAFTDVPLDKDVKKSIINILKYPVCQDGEYQVCPGVNHFKFDAEHEGNISAIDFSPDGKTLVSGGRDGKLQIWTISEDLSEPGLHAFREYEESISHIAFSPDGKIVASSHSDGIINFWNLSLVTEIYVNLQKSHRLAGHKAEITKISFTSDSSQLLSSSYDGTVKLWYFSSNFEGHSGARVQKVSFSTDNQIVTTVDKKGNFKLWNFNGELQNKFGDEIKISDAQLSRENKIVVAVGSDGGINLYSLDGTMVYTSIQEHQQAINLLRLSPIEDIFVTTSEDNRIDFWKINRNPWNVELLKTFNPAKTSITAITFSGDGKFFASGSDDGKVELWSLALDANQVPETIFDVGGSVVDLSLSNDGQMIGVVINSTTDEYEIKLCSRSDGSIKPLRRETKGMVYALKVCCEDEVIVSISETNKIGYIEIWNIDGSWLEKILALDKQGFDIEVEAAAFSPNKEEIALATYVDNDYDGYRHVQTLNLSLDSLMRTTCERIQDYLELKNIN, encoded by the coding sequence ATGACGACAGATAATCATATTGAGCGTAGTTTAGCGATCGTCATTGGCATTAATCAATACAAACATATTCGTAAACTCAAGAGTGCTGTCCACGATGCTGAGGAACTCGCTAAGGTTCTCAAGGAGAGATATCAATACGAGGTCTTACTTTTAACAGATGACAAAGCAAGCAAGGAAGAACTTCTTAACCTTTTAAAAAATCTTCAGGAGAATAGGATTAAATTACCTGACAATGATGAGCAAATCTCTGTCAAAGAGAGCGATCGCGTTTTGTTTTACTTTGCTGGTCATGGTATTGCTGAAAAGGCAGAGGAAAGGAAAGATAAAGATGTCAAACCAGCAGGTTATCTGATGCTACAAGATAGTCAGGACGATGAAAAAAGTACCTGGCTGTCTATGCAGGAATTGCACGATGCTCTCACTGACTTAAATTGCCGTCATCTGTTAATGATTCTGGACTGTTGCTTTGCAGGGGGAATTCGCTGGGCAGCACTAAAGCGGAATTCAGGAGGCTATGGTCGTAAAATGTATCAACAAAGCTATGACCGCTTCATCAAATTTCCGGCTCAACAGGTCATTACTTCAGCCGCCCATGACGAGCAAGCGCAGGATACATCTCGTCTGGCACGAAGGGAGGGTGACGAAAATCGACATTCTCCCTTTGCCGACTTACTGCTGAAAGTGCTAAAAGCTGAACCAGATAAAGTCAAGCAGGATAACCACCTCAAGGCGATTGTCGAAGATGGCGTAATTACTGCCCAAGAACTCTTTACTTATCTGCAAAATAGACTAGGGAATGATGCAGAAGAACAGACTCCAGAGCTTTTTCGCCTCAAAAAGCATGACAAGGGCGAGTATATCTTTCTGCCAGATGGTATTGAGCCAAACCTAGAAAAACTTAAACTGGATGAAAATACTAATCCCTATAAAGGTTTAGCATCATTTGAAAAAGAAGATAGTCAGTTGTTTTTTGGCAGAAAGAGACTGATTGAAGAACCAAAAGAAGGTCTCTTGAAAAAAGTGAGCGACAATCAACTTACGGTGGTGTTAGGGCTTTCGGGGTCGGGTAAATCTAGCTTAGTAAAAGCTGGTTTAATTCCTGCATTAATATCAGAAAAAAAAACTAGTCAGGAATGGTGGTACGTTCTCGATCCAATGCGACCTGGAGATGATCCTCTCACTGCTCTTGCAACAACGATACACCCCCTTACAAATATCCCTTTTGATTCTTTAATTCAAGAATTACAGCAAAATAAAAAATTTTTAACGGCAATTGCCAGAGAATGGAGTAAAAATAAGCCAAATCTTAAGTTATTATTAACAATCGATCAGTGTGAAGAATTAATCACCTTGTGCAAAAATGAAGAACGAGCAACGTTTTTGCAGTTGTTAGCAGAAGCTTTAGCTTCACCAGATTTATCCAAAAAATTGCGAATTGTAATAACATTGCGTTCTGATTTTGAGCCTCAAATCAGGGATGCAATCAAGGAAACTCGTTGGCAAGATGATTGGCAAAATGGGAGGTTTATTGTAACTCCGATGAACAGGGAAGAGTTACAACAAGCGATTGAAGAACCTGCTGCACAACGGGCATTATTTTTTGAGTCTCCTAAGTTAGTTAACCAGTTGATTGATGAAGTTGTTCAAATGCCAGGGGCTTTACCTCTCCTCTCGTTTACTTTGAGTGAGCTTTATTTGAAATATCTTAAAAAAGCAGAGGAAGATCCAGAAAAGGATGACAGAACGATTACTGAGGAAGATTATGAAAATATAGGTGGGGTTACACGCTCTCTGACTAACACTGCTGACAAAACACATAATGACTTAGTAGAAAAAGAAAAAGTTGATTCGTCTACTATTCGTGATATAATGCTGCGAATGGTTGCTATTAGTGGTGGTGAATCAGCTCGCAGAAGAGTACCAACATCTGAATTAGTTTATCCAGAGCCAAAAAACAAACAGGTACAGAAAGTAATCCATTACTTTTTAGAAACACGTTTGCTTATCAGGGGCTTAGATGCAGAAAATCAAGAATATATAGAGCCTGCCCACGATGCTTTGGTGAAAGGATGGGTGAGGTTAAAGGAATGGATCGATAAAGAATTAGACGGATTTGTACTACGGCAGCGTTTGACTGCTGCTGCCAATGATTGGGCAAAAAATCCTCAAGATAGTGGACTTTTATTGCCTAATGGCGATCGCCTAAATCAGCTTGAAAAAGTTCTTAAATCGGAAAATAGCTGGTTTAATCAGCAAGAGGCAGAGTTTGTTGAACGGAGTATTAAGAAAAGAAGGGAGCAAGAAAGACAAAGCTTAGAAAATCAGGTAGAACTTAACACGACAGAATCTCAGAGGCTCTTTACTGCAAATGATCGGCTTGATGCAATAGCTAAGATGATTAAAGCAGGAGAGCTTTTGCAGGAAAATCTTGAAGAAGGGCTGAAAATTACTCAGCATAAACAACTTCATTTTCTGATTAAATTTAATCACTTATTGAGTGAATTAGGAGAGCTTAATAGCATTGATACCAGAGAGCCAATAATTAACTTTAGCAGTAATCAAAAAACTCAAGTCATTGCTACAGTATCTGGTCAAAATAGTAACAGGGTTTGTTTTTTGGATTGGAAGGGAAAGTTAATAAATGTTGAAGAAAATGAAGAGAAAATTTATGATTTAGCGTTTAGTCCAGATGGAGATATTCTGGTTACAGGTGGAGAACAAGGTATAATTAAATTCTATAAAAATGATCGCAATGGCTGGCATTCTTTCTATGAAATTCAAGGTGAGACTAGAAAACATAGAGGTTATGTTAATTCTTTAAGCTTTAGCCCTGATGGAAATATCTTAGTTTCGGCTAGCAATGACGGAAAAATAAATTTTTGGTCTCGTGAAGGTGCTTTTATAAGGACATTAATCACCCATCCTCATCCTGTTCTACAGGTAGCTTTTAGCCCAACAGATAATCTGATTGCTTTTACTGATGTTCCTTTGGATAAAGATGTCAAAAAGAGTATCATAAATATTTTGAAATATCCAGTTTGCCAGGATGGAGAATATCAAGTTTGTCCAGGTGTTAATCACTTTAAATTTGATGCAGAGCATGAAGGTAATATTTCAGCAATTGACTTTAGCCCTGATGGCAAAACTCTAGTTTCTGGCGGTAGGGATGGAAAACTTCAAATCTGGACTATCAGTGAAGATTTGAGTGAGCCTGGATTACACGCATTTAGGGAGTATGAGGAAAGTATAAGTCATATTGCTTTCAGCCCTGATGGTAAAATAGTTGCATCATCTCATAGCGATGGAATCATCAATTTTTGGAACCTTTCTTTAGTCACCGAGATTTATGTTAATTTGCAAAAATCACATAGGTTAGCAGGGCATAAAGCAGAGATCACTAAGATTAGCTTTACATCAGATAGCTCCCAACTGCTTTCTAGTAGCTATGACGGAACAGTTAAGCTTTGGTATTTTAGCAGCAACTTTGAAGGACACTCGGGGGCTAGAGTTCAGAAAGTGAGTTTTAGTACAGATAATCAAATCGTCACTACGGTAGATAAAAAAGGAAATTTCAAGCTTTGGAATTTTAACGGAGAACTACAAAATAAATTTGGTGATGAAATCAAAATTAGCGATGCTCAATTGAGCCGAGAAAATAAAATTGTTGTAGCAGTAGGAAGTGATGGTGGGATCAATCTGTATAGCTTAGATGGGACAATGGTCTACACTTCCATCCAAGAGCATCAACAGGCAATTAACCTCCTTCGTCTTAGCCCTATTGAAGATATCTTTGTAACAACGAGTGAAGATAATCGTATAGATTTTTGGAAGATAAATAGAAATCCTTGGAATGTAGAGTTATTAAAAACATTTAATCCTGCAAAGACCTCTATTACAGCAATTACTTTTAGTGGCGATGGTAAGTTTTTCGCTTCAGGTAGTGATGACGGTAAAGTAGAACTTTGGAGCCTGGCTCTTGATGCTAATCAAGTACCTGAAACTATCTTTGATGTAGGAGGTAGTGTTGTTGATCTGAGTTTAAGCAATGACGGTCAAATGATTGGCGTGGTTATTAATTCAACAACTGATGAATATGAAATCAAACTTTGTAGTCGCAGTGATGGCTCGATCAAGCCTTTGCGTAGAGAGACGAAAGGGATGGTTTATGCTTTGAAAGTTTGCTGTGAAGATGAAGTAATTGTTTCGATAAGTGAAACCAATAAAATCGGTTACATAGAGATATGGAATATCGATGGAAGTTGGCTAGAGAAGATTCTAGCCTTGGATAAACAAGGATTTGATATAGAGGTTGAGGCTGCTGCTTTTAGTCCCAATAAAGAAGAAATTGCTCTAGCTACTTATGTAGATAATGATTATGATGGCTATAGACACGTACAAACTTTGAACTTAAGTCTAGATAGCCTGATGAGAACTACTTGTGAGCGTATTCAGGATTACTTAGAGCTTAAAAACATAAATTAA
- a CDS encoding peptidoglycan-binding domain-containing protein, whose translation MSLEIIDTHNRDRAEVAVSQQSTNLKALKAVKLAIAVGSIAAGAVAGKPAQAETVNKTLSYGDRGSVIATLQSTFDDIAVHGIFSSQTLSKLKSYQTPHGLEVNATATPETLTRLGLHNLAPGSQQYGKLKLVNNLSHEVMIFIYQPGEEKYSRYAYLPPCSQRTLQSNYSNLSQVSLNLQKKGSIGNLQGDHFEFKTSSFSEDRYSVCPGQLQVAGRKPTVDLVVNFPGLKKAAKIPSLLANLSLLSKLANALSDGNLNEFLKRVDPEEFQKLTAIDIDLAKKGNLPENAVIGSVKMALDTQESEFLESILISKARITDQDDIVQTVEVIKVKAKEGKFEELREYFGDGKVQNCFKFTKAEIENIVNALKWKNDIANSLIFIPLKVKSGTESATPIAGTSISDKQSYAHGSNEKSSHPLSKVQILCPTRFETPSTRSSLI comes from the coding sequence ATGTCACTAGAAATTATAGATACTCACAACCGCGATCGCGCAGAAGTTGCGGTTTCTCAGCAAAGCACAAATCTCAAAGCCCTCAAAGCAGTGAAGTTAGCGATCGCGGTGGGTTCTATTGCAGCCGGAGCAGTCGCAGGGAAACCAGCTCAAGCTGAGACTGTAAATAAAACCTTGAGCTATGGAGATAGAGGTTCAGTTATAGCCACATTGCAATCAACATTTGATGATATTGCGGTTCATGGGATCTTTAGTTCTCAGACCTTAAGTAAACTCAAATCTTACCAGACTCCACACGGGCTGGAAGTTAATGCAACTGCCACACCTGAGACTCTTACACGTTTAGGGTTGCATAATCTTGCTCCAGGTTCCCAACAGTATGGCAAGTTAAAATTGGTCAATAATCTCTCTCATGAAGTAATGATCTTTATATATCAGCCAGGGGAAGAGAAGTATTCCAGATATGCATACCTTCCTCCTTGCAGTCAGAGAACATTGCAATCAAACTATAGCAACCTCTCGCAGGTTAGCCTCAACCTTCAAAAGAAGGGTTCAATTGGGAATTTGCAGGGAGATCATTTTGAATTCAAAACGTCTAGTTTTAGTGAAGATAGATATTCTGTCTGCCCGGGGCAACTTCAAGTAGCTGGAAGAAAGCCTACAGTAGATTTAGTAGTAAATTTCCCGGGTTTAAAAAAAGCCGCCAAAATACCAAGCCTTCTTGCAAACCTCTCCCTCTTATCCAAATTGGCGAACGCATTATCAGATGGTAATCTCAACGAATTTTTGAAGCGTGTAGACCCTGAGGAATTTCAAAAATTAACTGCTATAGATATTGATCTTGCAAAGAAGGGAAATCTTCCAGAAAACGCAGTTATAGGATCAGTTAAAATGGCATTGGATACACAAGAGTCTGAGTTTCTAGAAAGTATACTTATCTCCAAGGCTAGAATTACAGATCAAGACGATATCGTTCAAACAGTTGAGGTGATAAAAGTAAAAGCCAAAGAAGGAAAGTTTGAAGAACTAAGAGAGTACTTTGGAGATGGAAAAGTACAAAATTGTTTCAAATTCACAAAAGCTGAAATAGAAAATATAGTGAACGCTTTGAAATGGAAAAATGATATTGCTAACAGCCTAATCTTTATTCCTCTAAAGGTGAAAAGTGGAACTGAGTCTGCTACTCCTATAGCTGGTACTTCTATATCAGATAAGCAGAGTTACGCTCATGGATCAAATGAGAAGAGTTCTCATCCCTTATCTAAAGTGCAGATACTTTGTCCTACACGCTTTGAGACTCCAAGCACAAGAAGTAGCTTAATCTAA
- a CDS encoding response regulator transcription factor, which translates to MAVVSLEKHQIYGHLPVEKKLCILVVDDHQLILTGTFDVLSRQYPEAKILKAQTAKETLTLLQSQAFNLIMMDLSIPYQLGETAEIDTGIKLLQTLLKEYPDRNFMVQTSYVKALIRIKHEIDNHQAGFAIADKGLPEAQMLMRVNLALQGATHTKDIKTGIELKPEWLEVLRLAFEESLTDKAIAERMYKSERAVRTYWTKIQDVLGVYPEDCKQGGKNMRIQTEIRSREEGLID; encoded by the coding sequence ATGGCAGTAGTAAGCTTAGAAAAACATCAAATTTATGGGCATTTACCAGTGGAAAAAAAGCTATGTATTCTGGTTGTCGATGACCATCAATTAATTTTGACTGGCACTTTTGATGTATTAAGTAGACAGTATCCAGAAGCGAAGATACTGAAGGCGCAGACAGCCAAAGAGACACTGACTTTACTTCAATCTCAAGCGTTTAACCTGATTATGATGGATTTGTCGATTCCCTATCAGCTAGGGGAGACGGCAGAAATTGATACTGGAATTAAGCTGTTGCAAACGTTGCTCAAAGAATATCCCGATCGCAATTTCATGGTGCAAACTAGTTACGTAAAGGCGCTAATCCGCATTAAACACGAGATTGATAATCATCAAGCTGGGTTTGCGATCGCAGATAAAGGATTACCCGAAGCCCAAATGCTGATGCGGGTTAATTTAGCACTTCAGGGTGCAACTCACACCAAAGACATCAAAACGGGTATTGAACTCAAACCGGAATGGTTGGAGGTGTTGCGGTTGGCTTTTGAAGAGAGTTTGACAGATAAAGCGATCGCCGAGCGGATGTATAAATCAGAACGAGCAGTACGCACTTACTGGACGAAAATACAGGATGTGCTGGGAGTGTACCCAGAAGACTGCAAGCAAGGCGGTAAGAATATGCGAATCCAAACCGAAATTCGTTCCCGTGAAGAAGGTTTAATTGATTAA
- a CDS encoding CHASE2 domain-containing protein, with the protein MERRIWNRIRQELGLWTQAAPPGIMVLVVVILIRIAGGMQPLEWMLLDTMLRLRPVEKLDERVVIVGIDEQDIQSVGQYPVTDEKIAQLLTKLETYQPLAIGLDIFKNVPVEPGGEQLKQVLQKNNNIIGIEKILPPDTISPPPSLPPQQVGFVDLRNDEDSKNRRYLLYTSNPQNIKEGKSSLALLLITKYFQNNRIKIDTGINDPNTIRFNGIELPRITNNFGGYVNVDDAPLSILMNFRNNSQPFHVVSLLDILNEKVDGKLLRDRIVLVGNRNMSAGDFFYTSAVRQLGLKGVIYGIDYHAHVISQILSSVIDSRPMLHSWGDIGEYAWIFIWGFLPIVIGRLTQSVWRNILSVGVAGFCLFSCGYVMLWVWGLWIPVAPNLLILALNGLGLSAFAFYQHDQFLRSQINERQNTIQHTFTIIHNGPLQTLAYGLQHLRAQDIPYEQLVEQFEKLNLEIREIGEFLKLEALTKEESLRLGSGLILELNRPLHDLLYEVYSSTLERQDFENFKTLKVKIRNFDPIDEKYLNQEDKRGICLFLEEALCNVGKHAKGVKRVQASGVYSENKYNLSVKDNGSGFKSKLENKGTKHSKILAKQLGGEFRRESLSPRGTICELSWTPIKKFKI; encoded by the coding sequence ATGGAAAGGAGAATCTGGAATCGCATTCGCCAAGAATTGGGGTTGTGGACACAGGCTGCACCTCCTGGGATCATGGTGCTGGTTGTGGTGATATTGATCCGGATTGCTGGAGGAATGCAACCTTTAGAATGGATGCTCCTTGATACTATGTTACGTCTGCGTCCGGTAGAAAAACTCGATGAACGTGTCGTAATTGTGGGTATCGATGAACAGGATATTCAATCGGTGGGACAATACCCGGTTACAGATGAAAAAATTGCACAGTTACTTACCAAGCTAGAAACCTATCAACCGTTAGCAATTGGATTAGATATCTTTAAAAACGTTCCTGTGGAACCTGGTGGTGAACAACTCAAACAGGTATTGCAGAAAAATAATAATATTATTGGGATTGAAAAAATATTACCACCCGATACAATTTCCCCACCCCCAAGTTTGCCACCCCAACAAGTTGGATTTGTTGATTTACGTAATGATGAGGATAGCAAAAATCGACGTTATTTGTTGTACACATCGAATCCTCAGAATATCAAGGAAGGGAAATCTTCTCTAGCGCTACTATTAATTACTAAGTACTTTCAAAATAACAGAATTAAAATAGACACGGGTATAAATGACCCAAATACTATCAGATTTAATGGGATTGAATTACCCCGTATTACCAATAATTTTGGTGGGTACGTCAATGTCGATGATGCTCCCTTGTCAATTTTGATGAACTTCCGCAACAATTCTCAGCCTTTTCATGTTGTATCGCTACTCGATATTTTAAACGAGAAAGTTGATGGGAAATTGTTGCGCGATCGCATTGTCTTAGTTGGCAATCGCAACATGAGCGCAGGTGATTTTTTTTATACATCTGCTGTGAGACAATTAGGATTAAAAGGTGTAATTTACGGCATTGACTATCACGCTCATGTCATCAGTCAAATTCTTAGTAGTGTAATCGATAGTCGCCCAATGTTGCACAGTTGGGGAGATATAGGAGAGTACGCATGGATATTTATTTGGGGTTTTTTGCCGATTGTTATTGGACGACTTACCCAATCTGTTTGGAGAAATATACTGAGTGTTGGTGTAGCCGGATTTTGTCTGTTTAGCTGCGGGTATGTAATGTTGTGGGTGTGGGGTCTATGGATTCCTGTAGCACCTAATTTGCTGATATTAGCTTTGAATGGGCTTGGCTTGAGTGCTTTTGCATTTTACCAGCACGATCAATTCTTGCGATCGCAAATTAACGAACGTCAAAACACCATTCAACACACTTTTACTATAATCCATAATGGCCCCTTGCAAACTCTCGCCTATGGATTACAACATCTACGTGCTCAAGATATTCCCTATGAACAACTAGTTGAGCAATTTGAAAAGCTAAATCTAGAAATTCGAGAAATTGGTGAATTTCTTAAACTTGAAGCGTTAACCAAAGAAGAGAGTTTACGTTTAGGTAGCGGATTAATACTTGAATTAAATCGACCGCTTCACGATTTATTGTATGAAGTTTATTCAAGTACTTTAGAACGTCAAGATTTTGAAAATTTTAAAACGTTAAAAGTTAAAATTCGCAATTTTGACCCGATTGACGAGAAATATTTAAATCAGGAAGATAAACGGGGAATATGTCTATTTTTGGAAGAAGCGTTATGTAATGTGGGGAAACACGCCAAAGGAGTCAAGCGCGTTCAAGCATCGGGTGTTTATAGTGAGAATAAATACAATTTGTCGGTCAAAGATAACGGTTCAGGATTTAAATCAAAGCTAGAAAATAAAGGCACAAAACATTCTAAAATTCTTGCTAAACAATTAGGAGGAGAATTTCGACGTGAATCGCTTTCTCCTCGCGGAACTATTTGCGAACTTAGTTGGACACCTATAAAAAAATTTAAAATTTGA
- a CDS encoding DUF928 domain-containing protein, giving the protein MRHKHITFWRNSRRLTSLVVGVLFLMTAFPASAEFKPKDRKPASGTSRAGGSRGCSSSGIPLTQLAPQTFIGKTASTRPTLVWYMSSSQNVRFRLFEFESVKSVKQIGKVQEIPTIVGINQLKLPLNYPELTVGKTYLWQIAIDCKNDTILSHTEFTVINPQSLPKNQFTSILEKVNYYAENELWYEALSEALKATDNGKLGQVASTLVKELAQSEMPTDSDIDRKNIQKRIEYLQKIASEN; this is encoded by the coding sequence ATGAGACATAAACATATTACATTTTGGCGAAATAGCCGCAGACTTACAAGCTTAGTTGTAGGAGTGCTTTTTTTGATGACTGCATTCCCCGCATCTGCTGAGTTTAAACCAAAAGATCGCAAACCAGCCAGTGGAACTAGTCGCGCGGGTGGTTCTCGTGGATGTTCAAGTAGCGGTATTCCCCTGACACAACTTGCACCTCAGACATTTATCGGGAAAACGGCTTCTACACGTCCAACTTTAGTCTGGTATATGTCCAGTTCCCAAAATGTGCGATTCCGACTGTTTGAATTTGAATCTGTAAAAAGCGTTAAACAAATCGGTAAAGTTCAAGAAATACCCACAATAGTCGGGATTAATCAGCTAAAACTTCCCCTCAATTACCCCGAACTCACAGTAGGTAAAACATATTTATGGCAAATTGCTATTGATTGCAAAAACGACACGATTCTTAGCCATACTGAATTTACCGTTATCAACCCTCAATCACTTCCTAAGAATCAATTTACTAGCATTCTAGAAAAGGTAAATTATTATGCTGAAAATGAATTGTGGTATGAAGCGCTGTCAGAAGCATTGAAAGCAACCGATAATGGTAAACTAGGGCAAGTTGCGTCAACTTTAGTTAAAGAACTCGCACAGTCAGAAATGCCAACGGATAGCGACATAGACAGAAAAAATATTCAGAAACGAATCGAATACCTCCAGAAAATTGCCAGTGAAAACTGA